The Ovis aries strain OAR_USU_Benz2616 breed Rambouillet chromosome 11, ARS-UI_Ramb_v3.0, whole genome shotgun sequence genome window below encodes:
- the MTMR4 gene encoding myotubularin-related protein 4 isoform X6, translating into MIDSVESRDMFQLHIACKDSKVVRCHFSTFKQCQEWLSRLSRATARPAKPEDLFAFAYHAWCLGLTEEDQHTHLCQPGEHVRCRQEAELARMGFDLQNVWRVSHINSNYKLCPSYPQKLLVPVWITDKELENVASFRSWKRIPVVVYRHLRNGAAIARCSQPEISWWGWRNADDEYLVTSIAKACALDPGPRTSGGSLSTGNSEASEACDTDFDSSLTACSGVESSTAAPQKLLILDARSYTAAVANRAKGGGCECEEYYPNCEVVFMGMANIHAIRNSFQYLRAVCSQMPDPSNWLSALESTKWLQHLSVMLKAAVLVANTVDREGRPVLVHCSDGWDRTPQIVALAKILLDPYYRTLEGFQVLVESDWLDFGHKFGDRCGHQENAEDQNEQCPVFLQWLDSVHQLLKQFPCLFEFNEAFLVKLVQHTYSCLYGTFLANNPCEREKRNIYKRTCSVWALLRAGNKNFHNFLYTPGSEMVLHPVCHVRALHLWTAVYLPASSPCTLGEESMDLYLSPVAQSQEFSGRSLDRLPKTRSMDDLLSACDTSSPLTRTSSDPNLNNHCQEARAGLEPWHGNPEASQTAFVESGAGGPQQAIGEVAGPPSLPSSQKDYLSNKPFKSHRNGSPGYKLLSATVPQETKSSTSEPEIKALAETQAPAPGPPAQDELDRTLDGTEEPPEHCPEKAAIHVLSKVISDKREGTGDFPESSQNPLPGALQQAQLDSVLGMPSRRAPDHGLGTLCHPLSATCQTPPDPSGDVLNQEPPGSAASVAHQEPPSSVLDTIHGEEDTGKRGNHRNGQLLENPRLGKVPLELARKPISQSQISEFSFLGSNWDSFHGMVTSLPSGETTPRRLLSYGCCSKKASSKQTRAPGPCFGGQWAQREGVKSPVCSSHSSGHCTGPGGKNNRMWLSGHPKQVPSMKPVPLSCPSPVPPLYLDDDGLPFPTDVIQHRLRQIEAGYKQEVEQLRRQVRELQMRLDIRHCCAPPAEPPMDYEDDFTCLKESDGSDTEDFGSDHSDDCLSEASWEPVDKKETEVTRWVPDHMASHCYNCDCEFWLAKRRHHCRNCGNVFCAGCCHLKLPIPDQQLYDPVLVCNSCYEHIQVSRARELMSQHLKKPIATASS; encoded by the exons ATGCCACTTCTCCACGTTCAAGCAGTGCCAAGAGTGGCTGTCGCGGCTAAGCCGGGCCACAGCGAGACCTGCCAAGCCCGAGGACCTCTTTGCCTTTGCCTACCATGCCTGGTGCCTGGGGCTGACTGAGGAGGACCAGCACACCCACCTGTGTCAGCCAG GTGAGCACGTACGATGTCGGCAGGAGGCCGAGCTGGCGAGGATGGGTTTTGACCTGCAGAATGTCTGGAGGGTCTCACACATCAACAGCAACTACAA GTTGTGTCCCAGTTATCCTCAGAAGCTGCTGGTTCCCGTATGGATCACAGATAAAGAGCTGGAGAACGTGGCTTCCTTCCGCTCCTGGAAGCGGATCCCTGTGGTTGTGTATAG ACACCTACGCAACGGGGCTGCCATTGCCCGCTGCAGCCAGCCCGAGATCAGCTGGTGGGGCTGGCGCAATGCTGACGACGAGTACTTGGTCACATCCATCGCTAAAGCCTGTGCCCTGGACCCAGGGCCAAGGACCAGTGGGGGCTCCCTCAGCACCGGGAATAGTGAGGCCAGCGAGGCCTGTGACACTGACTTCG ACTCTTCCCTGACGGCGTGCTCTGGAGTAGAGAGCAGCACGGCTGCCCCCCAGAAGCTGCTGATCCTGGATGCCCGATCCTACACGGCGGCGGTGGCCAACAGGGCCAAGGGTGGCGGTTGTGAGTGCGAAG agtaCTACCCCAACTGTGAGGTCGTGTTCATGGGAATGGCCAACATCCATGCCATCCGGAATAGCTTCCAGTACCTCCGTGCTGTGTGTAGCCAGATGCCGGATCCCAGCAA CTGGTTGTCAGCTCTGGAGAGCACCAAGTGGCTGCAGCACCTGTCGGTGATGCTGAAGGCAGCGGTGCTCGTGGCGAACACCGTGGACCGGGAGGGCCGGCCCGTTCTGGTGCACTGCTCGGACGGCTGGGATCGCACGCCGCAGATCGTTGCGCTGGCCAAGATTCTCCTGGACCCCTATTACAGGACACTGGAG GGTTTCCAGGTGTTGGTGGAATCTGACTGGCTGGATTTTGGGCACAAGTTTGGAGACCGCTGTGGCCACCAGGAGAACGCAGAGGACCAGAATGAGCAGTGCCCCGTGTTCCTGCAGTGGCTCGACTCCGTCCACCAGCTGCTCAAGCAGTTTCCCTGCCTGTTCGAGTTTAATGAGGCCTTCCTG GTGAAGCTGGTACAGCACACGTACTCCTGCCTCTACGGCACCTTCCTGGCCAACAACCCCTGTGAGCGGGAGAAGCGTAACATCTACAAGCGGACCTGCTCCGTGTGGGCCCTCCTGCGAGCCGGCAACAAGAACTTCCACAACTTCCTCTACACGCCTGGCTCAGAAATG GTCCTGCATCCCGTGTGTCACGTCCGGGCGCTGCACCTCTGGACAGCTGTGTATCTGCCGGCGTCATCTCCGTGCACACTTGGGGAGGAGAGCATGGACCTCTACctctccccggtggctcagagccAGGAGTTCTCCGGCCGCTCTCTGGACAG ATTACCTAAAACGAGATCTATGGATGATCTTCTTTCTGCCTGTGACACAAGCAGCCCCTTGACACGCACATCCAGTGACCCCAACCTGAATAACCACTGTCAGGAGGCCAGAGCAGGCCTGGAGCCCTGGCATGGCAATCCCGAGGCATCGCAGACTGCCTTCGTGGAGTCTGGGGCCGGAGGTCCCCAGCAGGCTATAGGGGAGGTGGCGGGTCCTCCCTCGCTGCCCAGCAGCCAGAAAGACTACTTGAGCAATAAACCTTTTAAGAGTCACAGAAACGGTTCTCCAGGTTACAAACTGCTCAGTGCCACAGTGCCCCAGGAAACGAAGAGCAGCACTTCTGAGCCTGAGATCAAAGCCCTCGCAGAGACTCAGGCCCCAGCTCCAGGCCCTCCTGCCCAGGACGAGCTGGATAGGACTTTGGATGGCACAGAGGAGCCACCTGAACACTGTCCTGAAAAAGCAGCTATCCACGTGCTCTCTAAAGTCATCTCGGACAAACGTGAAGGAACCGGTGACTTTCCTGAGTCCTCCCAGAACCCCCTCCCAGGTGCCCTCCAGCAGGCCCAGCTGGACTCTGTGCTGGGCATGCCCTCCAGACGTGCCCCAGATCATGGTCTGGGCACCCTCTGCCACCCACTGAGTGCTACCTGCCAAACTCCTCCAGACCCCAGCGGTGACGTTCTCAACCAGGAACCCCCGGGGTCTGCAGCAAGTGTCGCCCACCAGGAACCGCCTAGTTCTGTGCTAGATACGATTCACGGGGAGGAAGACACAGGCAAGAGGGGGAATCATAGGAACGGGCAGTTGTTGGAGAACCCCCGCTTGGGAAAAGTGCCATTGGAATTGGCCCGAAAGCCAATTTCTCAGAGCCAGATTAGTGAGTTCTCTTTCTTAGGGTCCAACTGGGACAGCTTCCACGGGATGGTGACTTCACTCCCCAGTGGGGAGACCACCCCTCGACGGCTGCTTTCCTATGGCTGTTGTAGCAAGAAAGCGAGCAGTAAGCAGACGCGGGCACCGGGGCCCTGCTTTGGGGGCCAGTGGGCTCAGAGAGAAGGGGTGAAGTCGCCGGTCTGTTCTAGTCATTCCAGTGGACACTGTACTGGTCCAGGTGGAAAAAACAACCGGATGTGGCTGTCCGGTCACCCAAAGCAGGTCCCCAGCATGAAGCCTGTGCCCCTGAGCTGCCCTTCTCCAGTGCCTCCTCTCTACCTGGACGACGACGGACTCCCCTTCCCCACGGATGTGATCCAGCACAGGTTACGGCAGATCGAAGCGGGGTACAAGCAGGAAGTGGAGCAGCTCCGTCGACAGGTGCGTGAGCTTCAGATGAGGCTGGATATCCGCCACTGCTGCGCCCCTCCAGCGGAGCCCCCCATGGACTATGAGGACGATTTT ACGTGTTTGAAGGAGTCAGATGGCAGTGATACAGAAGATTTTGGCTCTGATCACAGTGACGACTGCCTTTCAGAAGCAAGCTGGGAACCTGTTGATAAGAAAGAGACTGAG GTGACTCGCTGGGTTCCAGACCACATGGCATCACATTGCTATAATTGTGACTGTGAATTCTGGTTGGCCAAACGCAGACACCATTGCAG